In the genome of Parus major isolate Abel chromosome 3, Parus_major1.1, whole genome shotgun sequence, the window ACAATTCAAAACAAGGTTAACGTACACTAAAATGCTGCTTTGGGCTTTTGGCCTGATGAACCAGCTTTGGTTTCATCTCAATTTAGATGCACCAAACACTTCAGGTTTAAGCACTACGAAGACTATCTTTACCTCTGACatttattaaacattaatttccTGATTTGTCTGGGGGTGGAAAACACTGGCCAGACACGGCAGCAAGAGGACTGTAGCTCCTTTGGCTACACTTCCTGGAAGTCTTGCTCAGTGTTCCCTCTACATTGTCAGCCATGTGCACTTAGAGGGAAACTATGCAGCACACAGTAAGCTCTGTGGACTGTCCTAAAAATTCAAGAGTATCCACTCTCTTTTGGTGAGCAACACACCTGATCTGGGCAGCTGATATTGTCAGAGTGATCTCTGATAACTGGGATCATTCCAAGTGTTCCAGAGATGCCCAGCTAGCCTACAGTCTCAAGAAAGAGACCTCTCACTCCAGACGATAAAGATATAAAAGAAGTTATGGAAATAAATAGTCCTTCTCAGCAACATCCAGAgtaattcttttcctctttctccattTATGTTGTTACTGACATTCATTAATTATTTGTGGTAAATAAATGAATGTATCACTTTTTTTTAgcacaaaacatttaaatgctACCAGACTGAGGAACAGTTCAGTAAGGATTGAAGAGAAATCTGACTTGGAAGagatggaaaggaaattttaacGACTGCAGAGCACACTCACCCCATATCGGCTTGCCAGCACCTGATTGACTGTTGCATCTACTGCAGCCAgctttacttttccttttgtttgttccttcacctcagtggcagcagctgcccactctggctccaggctgaaaaacagAGAGTATAAGTTCCCTAAGCTCTCTCAGAGCTAAGAGAAGTATACCACACTTCAACATTATGTAGCATGTTTTACTCAAGAAAAAGTCTCATGCTGAGAATGCTGACAGCTAAGAGGGTTATCCAAACAAGACTGATGTCCTTCATCTGAAGGAATGAAAAGTTTTATATTATTCACAGAACTTATTTCTACTGGTAACTGGGAATTTTACTGCTAAGGAGGagtgcagccagagcagcactaAAGAGCCCTCAGCAGAAACCCACAAGTTTTTGTTAGACCATCTTACAAAAAAACTCACTTCTGGTATACTAGAGATGCAAGATCTCTTTTAGGGGATTAAAGGTATTACACAAAACAGGCAATAACAGGAAATATATTGTTAAAGTAAAACCTAATTTACTTTTTGCAGTGCCCACACCATGGGGCATAGAACTCCACCATCCACACATCGTCACTATTTATGACATTCTTATCAAAGCTGTCATCAGTCAGCTCAATCACATCCTTCTTATCTCCACCTCCACTCTCCCGGCTCTGTAAGAAACAAACAGATGCTCACGTAAGAAGTAACCAAAACTGGTCTCCCACACAGGCCAACTCCCGTGTGTGTCACATTGAACCAAATGATCTTTATTTGAGCAAGATACAAAACAGGCAATGTTAGGTCATAcaactttccctttttaaatcTGACAGTACACACAGCCTACTCCCCACAGTATTTTCAAGACACAGCAAATGAACCCTCTCTTGAAAGAAGAGAAACTGGGACAAACTAACTAGCAAGAtgtggaaacattttttcagttcCTCATGCACTAATCTGAACAAAGTGCTCCCCCCCACCATCTGGAACCAAGTCCTGGTTTCAAGGTAAAACAAATATGTGGTGTGCAATACACACAACAGGGTACAGTCCACCCAGGTCTTCTATGTGGCCACCCTGAGGATGTCAGACTACTTGCACCACGACTCAGAAACAGTAGTAGGAGTTGGAAGCTTTTCAATCTACCATCAGGGAGAAATCTGGCAAACCAACTTCAGAAAAACACTACCAAGTTAAAGAATTTTAATCTGTCTAATTTAGATTAGACAAATGGTACCTGAACCACCTGGAGAATGGGGCTAACAGAACCCCAAATTTCAAAGGGAGATGCATCTGGAGAGTAACAGTCCCATACACCAGTATACACTGAGAACTGACTAGCTGGAAAGCAACTTTTCAAAGAGGAACATGAGTGTCCTGGTGGACAAGCTGAGCATGAGCCAGCATTGCAATCCTGTGGCCAAGGCAGTCATCAGCCTCCTAAGCTGTACTAGGCAGAGTTGCCAGAAGGTGTGTAAGGAGgcagtattttcttctgctcagcACAATGTGGAGTCCTGGATCTAGGCTCCCCTTAGAATAGGCATGCACACACTGGAGCAAGTCCAGCCAACAGTCAGTACTGATTAAGGGCTTTGAGCATCTGACATGTGATGAGAGATTATTGGagagtaaagaaaacaaagtcaaGTTCTTCACtgcaacaagaaaaagaagggacaaaattgaaacacaagaaataccattctattattctataACCTATAACATAAGAGGAAAGATTTCTACTGTGAACatggtcaaacactggaacaggttgcctgGAGAATGCAGTCTATTTGGAGTCTCAGTTCTTGGATATACAACTTTaagggacacagccctgagcaatCTGCTCCAGCTGGCCCTGCACTGGGCAGGGCACCTGGACTAGATAAAACTCCAGACACCCCTTCCAATTCTGTGACTGAGTTGGTGTCTCCCCCAACAGTTGGGAGCTTTGATCTCCCATACAAGGCAGTCtccatctgaaaaacaaactcacATTCCCTCAAATACCTGTTTTCCAGAACTGTATCCTCCACTTCTGCCACTCAGACGTTCTTTCACCAGGGACCGAAGAGCACTTAGAGCAGCATCAACAATAGCGTCACTTGTCCTTCCACCTGTGGCGCAGCAAAATAAGTGATCAAACCATCAAAAGGCCAAGTTTAAGGTATGCTCCTAACTTAATTACAAACTTAATCCTCCCTCACCCTAATGatctttcaggaaaagcaggacCGGGCTATGAGTGATACAGTATTAGTGGTGGGACATCTGACTTAAGCAGCAAGACTGACTTCACTACACCTTTTCATTACCTGGCTTTTCTGATGAGGAGTGACTAGAGCAACCTTTAAAtaaacaggaagaaaggaataatTCCTTGAAACTCCCTATCAAGCTCCAACAACTATGACCTGCAGGTGGGACTGCTAGACAATGCTAAGACATACACAATTTGGTCAAACCACTCCCACACATCTGTCTCTCCATTACTACAAGCAATagacaggaaggaaaaaccACATAACACAGCATTAACAGCTACCATGATTATTGCATTCAGGGAAGTTTTTAGGCATGCAACATCTAAAAATTCATTGCATTTACCCTGATAatcctctgctttgtttttgttggctCCAAATATCTTGATAGTTGGAAATCCTCTGACTCCATACTGTCCACCCAAGGACTGATGTTTATCTGCATCCACTGCACCCACTTTCACTACACCCTACcgaaaaaacccaaaaaattacATCCAAGACTTTTACAGCAATTTAAGACCTTTTGTACTCTATGCTGGGGGCATaagggaagggggaagagagaggggaagtTACTAGGACTACAATAGAACAGAGGTGCTTTACCCCACAAGCATTAGGCTACAGAACACTATAAAAGTCCACTTCTTTCTTCAGcatgacaaaataaattttgaattcTTTGGGCTATTATTTAGTTGggtattttggtttggttttctaaGAAggagaatatatatattttacatagGCAAGAGTTTAGCTAATCACAACATGACTAATTTTTctctaagtaaaaaaaaatagtcaacACCAATGGCTTACAAAGCTCTTTTCATTCCTAGAGAATAGTAATGGGAATTCACAGGGACAGAACTGACTTTCTTCCTCTACAATTCAAtggcttcttttaaaaataatacaacaaaccaaaccaaacaaaaatactgagtTATCAAGTACCTGAATAACACTTTTCTGGCTGGACAAATATGATTAAAGTGATAATGGTTGTAAGGACCAAACCCCTCCACATTCAGATGTCAAAAAGCCAAACTCTCTTTAATCCACTTCCACAAGCACATTTGAAAAGCTAAACTTACTTTTAAAGCTGTTGCTGCTTTCTTCCACTCAGGGGTTAGCCTTTGACAATGACCACaccttttggggaaaaaagaaaaaacaagcaacaaaaaatgGCAAATGTCATTCAGATCTTACAACTATTTCACAGTCACAGCAAACTGTAGGAGACTGAGGATTTACTCATTAAGAAGAAGAGAGCCTGTGCCACAAGATCATACCATCTCTCAGACTTCTGAAGAACAACCTCCACATTATATAGACTGCAGCAACACTGGAAGAGGCACACCAAGGCTCCCCCTCAACCTCTTAATCCAGACAGACTCAAGCTGTGGCAACAAAAGGCCACTTTTTCCAGAATGTGGAGCTTCAGATGGCAATATCACAGAGGATTTGTACAAAGATAGAATATACATATCACCAGAATTTAAATGTAATAGACTCCACACTCTGGACCTGAGCAGAACAGGAGACAAAGGATGCTAAATTAAGGTGCACAAAGCCATTACTTTTACATGGAAATTGGAAATTTTAAGTGTGAATTCAGATCTGTGCTTTCACATCAGAATCAGGCTCAGAAACACAGAAGTGAGGGACTTTCTCACTTACCTACTGAACTTCAGCCATTTTTAACACTAATTTAACCAGAAAAAATCAAGTAGAAAAATGGCATAGGTTTTGTTACCAGGCTCCATTTGGCAATTTGAAATGCCGAGTACTGCCTCTTTTcctcatgaaaatatttaaagcaggAATCCCAAGTACAGCTATTTTGCTAGTCATGAGGCCATCAATAACTGTGCTGCCAACAACTGAATGAAACCTTGAGCTGATCAGCAGCAGATTCCAGTGCCCTcatctgtgctgctcctctgtccTAATATCAAGCAAGTACACAGCTGCAGTTCTTACCATGGGGCATAGAACTCCACGAGCCACAGGTTCTCACTCTGAATGACCTCCTTGTTGAAGTTAGTTGGTGTGAGCTCTATCACATCATCACTGGCTGAATATAAACCGTTAACTGCCAGGAAAAATGTGCAGCTCACTGTGCctacaaggaaaagaaaagacatcAGCAGTCCTGTTGAACATTTACGTCCCTCCTGTTGCCATGGCTAAATCATTTCCCCACTCTTCGCAAATCAGCAGTGGTGGGAAGGAATTCCAGTTAGACCACATCATAAAGGAAATCAACGCAAGATATATGCTCTCCCTCCTCGCTTAAAATATGATTTCATAGGATCATGTAAAATAGGGTTTGTGCCTAAAGCTATCTGGAGTTACGCCACTCCTGCTATGGCTCTCCAGAGAGACTTGTGTCAAAGCCCCTACCCTAACTCCTGCTGGTTAACTACACCACCAGAACTTCTGCAGGGATCCCCAATATCAgatatgttttctttcagttcttaGAAACTCCTAAGCCAGTTGTTCAAACCTCTTGCACAGCAGGCACTCAAACACACCTTCTATAGGACCACATCACACAGGACTATCCCAACTAGGCTTGGCACAGTTACACTGACTTTAGGACCAGCGCTTGATGCCGTAGTAGTGCATCATTCTTGCTCATGAGGATCTTAGTCTACCATTGACTTATGCCTTTAGGAACAGACTGGAGAACAACAGCTAAATCTCTCTGATTAACAATTCAAGCACCCTGagaatgctaaaaaaataacattaaaagacagaaggaaattgttttctcttATGGCTTTGTACTTCTGATAATTTCTGGAACTTATTATTTCTTGAGACTTTGTACATAAAACCTCATCATCCTTCCTTCTACCTAGTCAGGGAGATTGAGAGATGACAAGCATTTCTGTAACAAAATCTACCCTGCAAAAGACTTTTCTTAATCCACTAAAGACTGGAGGGAGTAAGCTCAGACACCCAAGTTAGAACCAGACATAAAAAAGCTTTGCTGCAAGTGGATAATAATTTGAACAGGAAGCTGCACATTCTCTCTCAAGACTCAACATGAGAGAAAAACAGGTCAATGATGCAGAAACTCTACAGCACATACTATACAGACTATACAGCATCACCTACACTTTATCAGTTCCACACAGTAAAAGCCAGTTTCATTACCCCTATTTTGCAGGAGAGTGAGGCTGACAGAAGCAACCTCTTCCAGGTTACTCAAGCAGAGATCAGGACTAAGTTGGCACACTATAAACCAGTGCCCCTCTCTGCTGCACCACTACCCAATCCTAATGGTTTCTTCTAGCAAAGGGACCCAACCCTTTTCTTCTGGGGTGACCAAAATCGGTTTCCACCACCAGCTGTATGTGTTAGACTGGCTTTGTCTCTTCATTACACCCATACACAAGCAGCACTTTGTCAGCATTGATCAACTGACTTCCAAGGCGACCTGAGGCTGTCACAGCATGTTACAGTGCCCTAGCAGTAGCAGATGCTGCTGGGGTagagtaagaaaataagaatgtaAAACCTCCTTGAATATTACAGTCAtgctcaagagaaaaaaacctttagaGAGAATGAGACCATTAAATTGAAATCAGTATATTCTTGCTTCACCTTTTAGGTGATCTCTGGCAGAATACATTCAGAAGACAGAGTTCACTCAGccatttctgtctttgaaagaCAGAAGTTCTAGCTTATGTAAATACATCTGCTAAAGAGAACTCACAAAAGAAAGTACATGGTGAAATTCACCTAGTCCCccatcactgcatttttttaaaactatgaGTCATGAATTGATGGTATAACTTTCCTTTCTATAGTAAAACAGTCAAGGTTTAATTCaacttcagcaaagaaaaggatCATTTTCCTACAAGCATCAAGTCAGATAAATGCAAATCTGCCCTtgttattaaggaaaaaaagaaatagataaCCCgatttcaaaatctgttttcGAATGTAAGCAAATCACACAGAAGCATCAATAAACCATCTAAGGCAGCTCCATATTGGTATTACTAGTGCTAACTGAACCGCAGAGTTGCAAGTCGGGAGatccattgaaaaaaaaaaagcttttgtcaCGGGATGATGACGATTCTGTGGATTTCCTCCTACAGTTaccccctcctgcagcagtgctcGGTGTGCCGAGGCCCACACATGCCTGCACACGTGCGCTCGGCGAGCCACAGCCTGGGGCAGAGCTCCCGGCACCATCGGCGTGTCCATCGAAGGGCCCGAGTGGGAATCGTCTACTGATTCCTCCGGCACacaagaggcagcagcaggggcaggggaaCACCAGCCCCGCTCGGAACCCTCCGTTTGATCTCGGTCACTGCTCTCTTGCTGCCCTCAAAGCACCAGATCGCAAGGCAGGGCAGCCAGGCACCCACAACACCGCCGCTTACTCAAATCCTCAAATCACTCGAACCAAAGAAAGTCTTTGATTAGGGTGAGagataactatttttttttcttaacccACCGAGCAACCCCCGCCCCCGCGCCACAGACCGGCCACAGCCGGACCGCGACTGCGAGCGCTGCCCCCACAGAATCAGTGGGGTTGGGAAAGCCCTCTGAGATGAAGTCCAGCCACCTGATCACCACCCCTCTGTCAaacagaccatggcactgagtgacacgtccagtctttccttaaacacttTCAGGGACGGTGACTGCACCACCACCCCAGACAGCCCGGTCTAACAGCTAATCACCCTATGTGTGAGGAAATTAGTTCTaatgtccaatctaaacctcccgTGGCGCAGCTTAAGACTATATCCTCTAGTCCTagtgcctgggagaagaggctgatccccacctggctacaacctcctttcaggagGCTCTCCGCTCCTCCCGCCGGCCTGTAGAGCGGCCGCACGGCCCCAGGCCCCGCTCCCTCCCGCCGCGACGGGGCCCGCAAAGCCGGGGAAAGGGAAGTCACGTCCCGCCGTGTCCCGCTACCCCCTCAGGCCGCCCCCCGGGCCCCCACGGCTCCTACCCCACCACAGCCGGCCCGCGCCGCGCACCCCCATGGCTGCCCCGCTCCCTCggctgccgccgccgccacGGCCTGCgcgccccgccccggcccgccccgccTGCGCCACGCGCCCCGCCGTGGCCGCCGCGCATTGGCCGCGTCGGGGCCCGGGCAGCGCCGCAGCCAATGGGGAGCGGCCGCGCCAGCTGCTGCTGCGGCGCGCGGGGGGCTGGGGAGGCGCTGAGGGGcggaggaggaagaggaggaggcgGAGGGCGGTGGCTAGACTAGGCAGGGTAAGGCaaggcagggcacagcaggggtgGGGTTAGAGTCTCGGAGCTGCCGGGGGCACGACTGTCCTGTAGGTGGCTCTGGTCAGCTCTGGTGCTCCCGGGAAAGCTCTCTCAGTTTGCTTCCAGCAATTTTTTGGGATCTTGCCCTGTCCAAGGCGCCCTCAGCCGCTCCCGCCTCAGCCGCTCCTGCCTCAGCGCTGGCGGGTGCCCGGGTCTGGGCCAGAACCGCGCAGGCCTTCAGGGAGAAGGAAGGCATGCCAGGGATCTATCCTGTTAGGTGGCCGAGTTGCTTTCCTACAGTCTCCGTGAAAGCCAAAGCAGGGATCtagatctggaaaaaaaaaaaaaataaaagaaaaaataaaaataaattcaagtaTCAAGCTCGCCTGTTGAAGTTAGAAATTAGCCGGCTGCGTGTGCTGCAGTCTGGGGGAATACAAGCAGCCGGAGGGGACTGGTGCATGCTGATGAAAGGACAATTAAACCCCGGGTAACCTGCTTGCATCTGACAGACGCTTGGAAAATTGTGTCCAGCAGCACAACATGTAGGTGGCTTTTTAGTATGAAAAGTCAGCATCCCAGTTAAAAAACACGAGAAACGACTGATTCGAAAAGCTGGTATTCCACTCCCCTCCTTCcacacccccccccccaaagACTGCACACTGCAGGTGGGCCCTAGGGCTTGGGGCTATATATTGGGCACAGATCCAGACAAAGGCTTTTGAAGAGCTAGGATTACACGATTAAGTGAGTTTTATAGTGTAGTAATGGTGGCTGAATTTAACGTACCATTAGAATAGATTTTTTCAGCAGCTGGATCTGAAGTTGTCTAAATTTTATCGCCATCCACATCCCCAGTACATCATGCTCACATATAGCACTTTACAGTACGGTTCAGTCCTGTCTTTTGAGACAATGAAGTTGTTAGCATGGAAAGAACAGACAGCTGTTTTCACCCTCAAGTTTTTTCAGAAATGGGGACACACAGATACCTGGAATAAACATTTTAATCAGGATGGCTACAAAATACTGATGTCTTGGCATTTCCATTTGTAAAAGGGCAGGCTGCTGAGCAGATGGGTTCAGGTTTGTGGCATTTGGTAGGTCTTAAGACAAAACATGtctattattttattgattCCTAAAGCAAACGGGAGCTGCTTTGCAGACCATCAGTGAGTATTTCTCAAAAGTGTCTCATACTTTCCACAGATATGGTGAAAAAACTGAACAGATGTCAGGGCACTATTGAGCAATTAGCATGATGTTAACTCCAGGTAAAATTCTCAAATCCAGAAATCATTAAAGAATCGTTTCATGGCATGTAAATTAGCAGAGAAAATTGAGAATTGGAGGCGAGGGGAGAGTATGGCTAAAAGAAGATTCTGCATAAAGATAAAAGTGATTTCTTTTCCACGGGTGTCTGCTACAGTAAATTGAATTGTTGTATTTAACACTTCTGTAGCACAGAGAAGCATGTGTTAAAGTACTTATTGCCAAATAAGAACTTTTTAAGACAAATTTTTACTGTCTCATCAAATTCCTGGTGAGTTCTGCAGGAAATGGTTCTACAGGAACAGTTTAACATTTTTTGTGTTCTGGAAATATGATGCATAAGATAGTGCCGATAAAAACCTGCACCATGACAAATATTAGTCAAGTGACAGATAACAATGGAAACAGGGAAATGATAGAGGCTATGTGATAAATGCATTGCCTTCAGGCAAAATGCATTAAGGGTGGTAATGAGCTTGCATGGGGCTTTACTATCTCAGTGAAGACAGTGCTTGAATGGAATTTCGACAGAGATTTAGATGCCGTTTCTCCATTGCAGCATGAGCTTTGATGTATTAGTGCCAAAAAGTCTCATGTGACTTGTGATACATACAAGGGAGAATAGAGGAAAGATACTTTGTCTGCAGAGGTTAATGAGACAAGTTATTGAGTCTACATTTAAAGATAGGTTGAAATTTGCAGGGACAGTATTAGAAGGGACTGCAGATTTCCAAGGTCAGCAGGCTGATGAGGATGTTGTTCCATATATGAGCCTGTGACACCTCATGGACGCATGCAGGGGAGCCAGCTGACACCAAACTTGagaaaggaaatgctgtgtttgAAGAACAGTTGTATATGACACCGAGATAATCAAGTTTATAAAAGTAACAAATAACCTTGTATTCCGAGGGTCTTGCCTGCTTCCTGCCTTGGCAGATGAGTATAAGGAGTGTAACACAAAGACATTCTGGCTTTACAAGTTCTGGTTGCTTTCTGACTTCCAAATTGAGATGGGGCTGAGTATTTCTGTAGTGCAGTTCATAGTAAAACATGCTTTGcctgaaggaatatttttcatttgtgttatTAACATGGATTTAATTTTAGTCATTTGGAGTTACTGAAAGGCTGGAATTAGCCATCTGTCCTCTTCTGTTGTTTAAATGGAGCATTCACCTATTCAAATCCAGGCCTTTGTCTCCCAAGTCTTTACTATTGTGGTCATTCAGGTTCCCAGGGGGACCTGTCATTCCACTGCTTTGTATCATAATTTATTTGCGATTAGCATGTTTCACA includes:
- the PDIA6 gene encoding protein disulfide-isomerase A6 — encoded protein: MGVRGAGRLWWGTVSCTFFLAVNGLYSASDDVIELTPTNFNKEVIQSENLWLVEFYAPWCGHCQRLTPEWKKAATALKGVVKVGAVDADKHQSLGGQYGVRGFPTIKIFGANKNKAEDYQGGRTSDAIVDAALSALRSLVKERLSGRSGGYSSGKQSRESGGGDKKDVIELTDDSFDKNVINSDDVWMVEFYAPWCGHCKNLEPEWAAAATEVKEQTKGKVKLAAVDATVNQVLASRYGIRGFPTIKIFQKGEDPVDYDGGRTRSDIIARALDLFSDNAPPPELLEIISEDVLKSTCDAHQLCIISVLPHILDTGASGRNSYLDVMLKMAEKYKKKMWGWLWTEAGAQSDLESSLGIGGFGYPAMAAVNARKMKFALLKGSFSEQGINEFLRELSVGRGSTAPVGGGAFPKIHSVEPWDGKDGELPVEDDIDLSDVDLDDWDKDEL